A single genomic interval of Spinacia oleracea cultivar Varoflay chromosome 6, BTI_SOV_V1, whole genome shotgun sequence harbors:
- the LOC110794430 gene encoding uncharacterized protein, translated as MRSTTMVAEAVWKNIESNHSVTDDQLGVLNFLFGKNFERATRIVDQQGVKRLSGEPSGRSIFQVVGESRKREEYLCFAENYCGCYSFFYDIVNRGEQLCCKHQLAARLAESLGACIEVKLSDEELAMLLSKL; from the exons ATGAGGTCAACTACAATGGTGGCTGAAGCAGTATGGAAGAACATCGAGTCTAACCATTCAG TGACTGATGATCAACTGGGAGT GTTGAATTTTTTGTTCGGGAAGAATTTTGAGCGGGCTACAAGGATTGTGGATCAACAAGGTGTCAAAAGACTCTCTGGCGAACCCAGTGGCCGCTCCATTTTTCAG GTTGTTGGAGAATCGCGGAAGAGAGAAGAATATTTATGTTTTGCTGAGAACTACTGTGGATGCTACTCATTTTTCTATGATATAGTGAATAGAGGGGAGCAACTTTGT TGTAAGCACCAGTTGGCTGCGAGATTAGCTGAGTCTTTAGGAGCGTGTATAGAAGTCAAGTTATCTGATGAAGAGCTTGCAATGTTGCTATCAAAACTGTGA